Proteins from one Sabethes cyaneus chromosome 2, idSabCyanKW18_F2, whole genome shotgun sequence genomic window:
- the LOC128738167 gene encoding RNA-binding protein lark, whose product MPASGTFKLFIGNVDEKTQPSDLRPLFEKYGTVVECDVVKNYGFVHMENEDQGRDAIQNLDGYVVNGKAIKVEAARNRRAPNTNTTKIFVGNLTDVTRAPQVRELFQKYGTVVECDIVRNYGFVHLDPTGDVNEAIRELNGMMVDGQPMKVQVSTSRVRPKPGMGDPEQCYRCGRSGHWSKECPRLLWSESRFRDRPMYARDPYPPPPPPPFLRDRIMDGFRDTFDYYDRYDDPRDLFERRYGIRGRDFPPLRAREPMPPIPPLMRRSAVESSRSSTYDSMFSRRTPPPTSRNGSSISRFGVYEDFSRDSFDDRRQGLRGPSPTHRYAPY is encoded by the exons ATGCCGGCTTCCGGAACATTTAAACTTTTCATCGGCAATGTCGATGAGAAGACGCAGCCCTCGGATTTACGTCCATTATTCGAAAAGTACGGAACCGTAGTCGAGTGTGATGTGGTTAAAAATTACGGCTTCGTGCATATGGAAAACGAAGACCAGGGGCGTGATGCGATTCAGAACCTTGACGGGTACGTGGTCAATGGTAAAGCGATTAAAGTGGAAGCAGCCAGAAACCGTCGCGCGCCGAACACAAACACAACGAAAATCTTTGTAGGCAATCTGACCGACGTGACCCGCGCTCCGCAAGTCCGCGAACTGTTTCAAAAGTACGGTACCGTGGTCGAATGCGATATCGTGCGCAACTACGGCTTCGTCCATTTGGATCCGACCGGCGACGTGAACGAAGCTATCCGTGAACTGAACGGCATGATGGTGGACGGACAACCGATGAAGGTACAGGTGTCCACCAGCCGGGTCCGCCCGAAGCCCGGTATGGGTGATCCGGAGCAGTGCTACCGCTGTGGCCGCTCCGGGCACTGGTCCAAGGAGTGTCCGCGTCTGCTCTGGTCCGAATCCAGGTTCCGCGATCGACCGATGTACGCCAGGGATCCGTatccaccgccgccgccgccaccgttCCTTCGCGATCGCATAATGGATGGATTTAGG GACACCTTTGACTACTACGATCGATACGATGACCCGAGGGATCTGTTCGAGCGGCGATACGGTATCCGTGGCCGTGACTTTCCCCCCTTGAGGGCTCGCGAACCGATGCCACCGATTCCGCCACTGATGCGTCGCAGTGCGGTCGAAAGCAGCCGCAGCAGCACCTACGATTCGATGTTCAGTCGTCGCACACCGCCACCGACCAGTCGCAACGGCAGCAGCATTAGCCGTTTCGGTGTCTATGAGGACTTCAGTCGCGATTCTTTCGACGACCGCCGACAGGGTCTGCGAGGACCGTCACCCACCCATCGGTATGCTCCGTACTGA
- the LOC128737017 gene encoding group XIIB secretory phospholipase A2-like protein — translation MHVPYMKVAIYTLTFLTYAYTGYGSNMLASLRDAMIAAEAVFGDVLKNVVYVARKFKVVHEVFDAAVEETCVYQCPGGGGTPSKNKFYIPQSDGCGSLGLKIDSEYLPAAEMETCCNAHDICYDTCSSDKELCDLDFKRCLYKYCDAYEKNVVSDLVVKGCKAAAKMLFTGTLTLGCKSYLDSQARCCYCPPPKPDKAYEKSDKGYDKAYEKSDKGYDKAYERSDKYPDKGNKEKDKGKDYKNSGKYGWKQDL, via the exons ATGCATGTGCCATACATGAAGGTTGCGATATATACGCTTACCTTTTTGACCTACGCTTACACCGGATATGGATCCAACATGTTGGCCAGCTTGCGCGACGCAATGATCGCTGCCGAAGCAGTTTTCGGAGATGTTCTAAAGAACGTAGTTTATGTTGCAAGGAAGTTTAAAGTTGTGCACGAAGTGTTCGACGCTGCGGTAGAAGAGACTTGCGTGTACCAGTGTCCTGGAGGAG GTGGGACGCCATCGAAAAACAAATTCTACATCCCGCAATCGGATGGTTGCGGTTCGCTGGGACTAAAGATTGACAGCGAGTATCTGCCGGCAGCTGAGATGGAAACTTGCTGCAACGCTCACGATATATGCTACGATACCTGCAGTAGCGATAAAGAACTGTGCGATTTGGATTTTAAGCGATGTCTGTACAAGTACTGCGATGCGTACGAGAAAAACGTCGTCAGCGATTTGGTTGTAAAGG GTTGCAAAGCTGCAGCCAAAATGCTTTTCACGGGTACACTAACGCTCGGCTGTAAGTCATATTTGGATTCTCAGGCGAGGTGCTGCTATTGCCCTCCGCCGAAGCCAGATAAGGCCTATGAAAAATCGGACAAAGGTTACGACAAAGCGTACGAAAAATCCGACAAAGGCTATGATAAAGCGTACGAAAGATCCGATAAGTATCCTGATAAGGGTAACAAGGAAAAGGACAAGGGTAAAGACTACAAGAATAGCGGAAAGTACGGTTGGAAGCAGGACCTTTAA
- the LOC128737174 gene encoding uncharacterized protein LOC128737174, producing MGLLSSKTAPVNMSGPVAEFVKSAIAKDKVVIFSKSYCPYCTMAKEPFKKLNQAFACYELDHRNDGDEIQSVLGEMTGARSVPRVFISGNFIGGGTDIKKMYSDGRLEKLLA from the exons ATGGGTTTGTTAAGCAGTAAAACAGCACCTGTCAACATGAGCGGACCAGTTGCGGAATTTGTGAAAAGTGCTATCGCGAAGGATAAGGTGGTCATTTTTTCCAAATCGTACTGCCCATATTGTACGATGGCTAAAGAA CCTTTCAAGAAGCTGAACCAAGCGTTCGCTTGCTACGAACTGGATCACCGCAACGATGGAGATGAGATACAGTCCGTACTCGGTGAAATGACCGGTGCCAGAAGT GTACCTCGGGTTTTCATCAGTGGTAATTTTATCGGAGGCGGAACAGATATCAAAAAAATGTATTCCGATGGGCGTTTGGAAAAGTTGTTAGCATAA
- the LOC128735426 gene encoding group XIIA secretory phospholipase A2-like — translation MDSLETSIDEDCVYACPNKDVLPVKKPSYNPHPDGCNLIGLNIGRMLTVEINECCKAHGACYETCNNSKDQCDQDLKRCLYKYCEDFGENSTDEHTQSKSCHGVAKMLYAQQIALGCRSYLDSQARACDCQGKRKIKL, via the exons ATGGATTCTTTAGAAACATCAATAGACGAGGATTGTGTTTATGCATGTCCTAATAAAG ATGTTTTACCAGTGAAGAAACCATCTTACAACCCGCATCCAGACGGTTGCAACTTGATAGGGCTTAATATTGGACGAATGTTGACAGTCGAGATAAATGAATGTTGCAAAGCCCACGGTGCCTGCTACGAAACATGCAACAATTCGAAGGATCAGTGCGATCAGGACCTTAAGCGTTGCCTTTATAAGTATTGTGAAGACTTCGGGGAAAACTCCACCGACGAACACACGCAGTCCAAAT CTTGCCACGGAGTAGCTAAAATGCTTTATGCACAGCAAATTGCGCTTGGTTGCAGGTCGTACCTGGATTCGCAGGCGCGGGCTTGCGATTGCCAAGGGAAGAGAAAAATAAAGCTATAA